Sequence from the Pseudomonadota bacterium genome:
TCTGCAGCCGCCTCGGCCCACTGCTCGCCCGCGGTTCGAGCTGGCGCTTGAGCTCGGGGGCCAGGGTGGTGACGCTGACCGCCACGCTGACCAGTCGCTGGGCAGCCAGCTCCGCCAGCAGGTCGAGGTCGCGCTCGATGAGTGCGCCCTTGGTGACGATCGACACGGGATGTCGGCAGGCGAGCAGCGTTTCGAGAATTCGGCGGGTGACGCCGTAGCGACGTTCGATCGGCTGGTAGGGATCGGTACTCGCCCCCAGGGCGATCGGCGCGCACCGATACGAAGGACTCCCCAGCTGTCGCAGAAGCACCTGATCCGCATCCGCCTTCCAGACCAGCCGTGTTTCGAAATCCAGACCGGGCGACAGGTCCAGAAAGGCGTGCGTCGGGCGCGCGAAGCAGTACACGCAGCCGTGCTCACAGCCCCGGTAGGGGTTGATGGTGCGGTCGAAGGGCAGGTCCGGCGAGCGATTGAAGGTGATGAGCGAACGCGGCACTTCGCGACGCACGTGAGTGTCGGGCGCCCGCTCCGGCTCCGCGACGGTCCAACCATCGGCCACCGCCTCGTGGCTTGCCGCGAGAAACCGCGGCGCGGGCGAGCACGTCGCGCCCCGGCCACGGATGACACCCGAATCACTCATGATGGCCCCGCTGAACTACTGGTTATTCATACAGTATCAGCAAGCGCACGAAGGGTGTGAGGCCCTTGGGGCACGGGTGCGCTGAAACGAATGAAATGGCGCGCCTGACAGGATTCGAACCTGTGACCCCCGCCTTCGGAGGGCGGTACTCTATCCAGCTGAGCTACAGGCGCGTTGGGGTGGGGCGAGACCGGCGGGATCGCCAGGTCGAGAACCAGCGCGCAATATAACCGTGCCGGTGTCACGACGTCCACGACACGTGCGAACGGGCGCTTTCTGCTGCCGTGCCGCACCGTTATACTTCGCGATCCTTTTTTGGCCTAGATGAGTCAAGGTTGCAAACGTGACGGCACAAGACATCCGGTTCTTCCAGACCTTTTCCTACGTGCTCGCCTCCCTGGTGGCATTCACGATTTTCATCTACGTCCTGGCGAAGGTGGTCGACAGCAACACCCAGGATCAGTGGGTGAGCGCCGATCCCGCTCGCCTGGAAGCGATCGAGGCTCGCACGGCGCCCGTGGGCACCGTCGCCCTGGCCGGTGCCGGCGTGACGGTCGCGCCGACCGCTTCCACCGCTCTCACGTTCCGCGATCCGCCCGCCGCCCACGGCGATGACGCCGCCCACGGCGATGACGCCGGCCATGGTGGTGACGAAGGCCACGGAGAGGCGGCCGAGGAGCATCACGCTGAAGCATCGGGCGAGGATCATTCGCCGGTCGAAGCCGTCGCCG
This genomic interval carries:
- a CDS encoding c-type cytochrome — encoded protein: MTAQDIRFFQTFSYVLASLVAFTIFIYVLAKVVDSNTQDQWVSADPARLEAIEARTAPVGTVALAGAGVTVAPTASTALTFRDPPAAHGDDAAHGDDAGHGGDEGHGEAAEEHHAEASGEDHSPVEAVAAVAETVETAVDAAAEGVAAAAADIDGSTIYNQGCNACHAAGIAGAPKVGDPAAWTARIAQGNDTLYAHAINGWNAMPPKGGFSYLSDDQVKAAVDFMVAESQ